A single region of the Hyphomonas adhaerens MHS-3 genome encodes:
- a CDS encoding tellurite resistance TerB family protein, giving the protein MGDPQDTSQALFGPITADKKSGFSMQELVTEFPDHPNDWSIPEAFLCLILSAAFADGRIAEQEQEEIRALSHRSRTLKNLDQNELAQVNRIVLKRRADRPDWLAEACEALPKDMHLAVFAHCLDIALADGVLVPSEAEFLEKLIGLLTITEEEAKLITKVISLKNRF; this is encoded by the coding sequence ATGGGCGATCCACAAGACACCTCTCAGGCCCTGTTTGGTCCGATCACTGCCGACAAGAAGTCGGGCTTCAGCATGCAGGAACTGGTCACTGAGTTCCCGGACCATCCCAATGACTGGAGCATCCCGGAAGCCTTCCTTTGCCTCATCCTCTCGGCCGCATTCGCGGATGGCCGGATCGCCGAGCAGGAGCAAGAGGAAATTCGTGCGCTTTCGCACCGCTCGCGGACCCTGAAGAACCTCGACCAGAACGAACTAGCGCAAGTAAACCGCATCGTTCTGAAGCGACGGGCCGACCGGCCTGACTGGCTGGCAGAGGCTTGCGAGGCACTGCCCAAGGACATGCACCTGGCCGTTTTCGCCCATTGTCTGGACATCGCTCTCGCCGACGGTGTGCTCGTGCCATCCGAAGCAGAATTCCTCGAAAAGCTGATCGGCCTTCTCACCATCACCGAAGAGGAAGCCAAGCTGATCACCAAGGTGATTTCGCTGAAAAACCGCTTCTGA
- a CDS encoding tetratricopeptide repeat protein — translation MTAQITLIKNIWAASLGALGILSVVSCASAAPDTPLPDAAKPWAELSDCFDRSIAVPVSDAEKMAQSCSGNSAAGDPARSGIERANAYFNAASAYNALAQTGTTNALCRGAGACNQIALSLLDQSLASQQDNQVSLTGSAAQIATNRRFIVRRTLERSRALRGVANSGTANASCGTRTNCLSDAAALLSSLTVDIPPVSEAPEAARLGCEVLDTRWRVNSDLGREREYLYVEDLRRLVRECPAYAASASDRLAEVSFERAERVREGLLQADPPPSIEAALGAITDYRSTLGTDRFKLPSYRGMGSVYQALAKRDPSGARTYLESAVDAYEKASILSVSGTAAERAEDLEALGTSMMQLAHISGTPGSAERQTLSEGAASALQDAINLAPTPARYALLGDAYGDTGQCTLAIPAYKAAISGLAGAEKISTILSLSEAYDACGQPDLALQTLNQANAEGNVSADVRYEIGRKEFENGNFPAALSALSAADSGLNGMRAAEANYMMSVAETITQPNGWQKSALDHAERAVSLNARTWAYNRQACLATILRGGKDAKNGSGLARCPDAGTPEASLLRGMFFLKQAQSMDVSAYNLASQTQWRSVLRAAETAFTNGQEALADAPDRERMVRFDDLQADVDIAARLQQGLTVVQRCNREITLGPQDPVWNDLKAFYGHYGVLKCS, via the coding sequence ATGACGGCACAAATAACCCTGATCAAAAATATCTGGGCTGCGTCGCTCGGCGCATTGGGCATTCTGTCTGTTGTCAGTTGCGCATCTGCCGCCCCGGACACACCCCTGCCGGACGCCGCCAAGCCATGGGCGGAGTTGAGCGACTGTTTTGATCGCTCCATCGCCGTGCCTGTTTCTGACGCAGAAAAGATGGCGCAGTCCTGCTCAGGCAACTCTGCGGCTGGAGATCCTGCCCGTAGCGGGATAGAGCGGGCCAACGCCTATTTCAATGCGGCCAGCGCCTATAACGCCCTCGCCCAAACCGGGACAACCAATGCGCTATGCCGCGGAGCCGGCGCCTGCAATCAGATCGCCCTCAGCCTGCTCGACCAGTCGCTGGCCTCACAGCAGGACAATCAGGTCAGCTTGACAGGCAGCGCGGCGCAGATCGCAACAAACAGACGGTTCATTGTTCGCCGGACGCTTGAACGCAGCCGCGCGCTTCGCGGCGTTGCGAACAGCGGCACCGCCAATGCGAGCTGCGGAACGCGCACCAATTGCCTGTCCGATGCCGCGGCCCTGCTCTCGTCGCTGACTGTCGACATCCCTCCCGTTTCGGAGGCCCCCGAAGCTGCCCGACTCGGCTGTGAAGTCCTGGATACGCGGTGGCGCGTGAACAGTGATCTCGGCCGCGAGCGGGAGTATCTCTACGTTGAAGACCTGAGACGCCTCGTCCGCGAATGCCCGGCCTATGCCGCATCTGCATCTGACCGGCTCGCCGAGGTCTCGTTCGAGCGGGCTGAACGCGTCCGGGAAGGTCTGTTACAAGCGGATCCACCACCATCCATAGAGGCGGCACTTGGCGCGATTACAGACTATCGCAGCACGCTCGGGACTGACCGGTTCAAATTGCCATCCTACCGCGGCATGGGATCGGTCTACCAGGCACTTGCAAAACGGGATCCATCCGGGGCGCGTACCTATCTCGAGAGCGCGGTAGATGCATACGAGAAGGCGTCGATACTGTCTGTATCCGGAACAGCTGCCGAACGTGCGGAAGACCTTGAAGCGCTCGGCACATCGATGATGCAGCTGGCACATATCTCAGGCACACCAGGCTCCGCAGAGCGTCAGACCCTTTCCGAAGGCGCCGCGAGCGCTTTGCAGGACGCCATCAATCTGGCGCCAACGCCCGCGCGCTACGCCCTGCTCGGGGATGCGTATGGCGATACCGGGCAATGCACACTTGCCATCCCGGCATACAAGGCCGCCATCTCTGGACTCGCCGGGGCCGAAAAAATTTCCACGATCCTCTCTCTGTCAGAAGCCTACGACGCGTGCGGACAGCCAGATCTGGCACTGCAAACCCTCAATCAGGCCAATGCTGAAGGGAACGTCTCCGCTGACGTGCGGTATGAGATCGGGCGGAAAGAGTTTGAAAATGGCAACTTCCCGGCTGCGCTCTCCGCGCTCAGCGCCGCTGATAGCGGACTGAATGGCATGCGGGCGGCAGAAGCCAATTACATGATGAGCGTCGCCGAGACGATCACTCAGCCCAACGGCTGGCAGAAGAGCGCGCTCGACCATGCGGAACGCGCCGTATCTCTGAACGCACGCACATGGGCCTACAACCGGCAAGCCTGCCTGGCGACCATTCTTCGGGGCGGCAAGGACGCAAAGAACGGCAGTGGCCTTGCCCGTTGCCCTGACGCGGGGACGCCCGAAGCCAGTCTCCTGCGTGGCATGTTCTTCCTGAAACAAGCCCAATCGATGGATGTCAGTGCTTACAACCTGGCTTCCCAGACCCAGTGGCGCAGTGTCCTGCGAGCCGCTGAAACCGCTTTCACGAATGGGCAGGAAGCTCTGGCAGATGCTCCGGATCGCGAACGCATGGTGCGGTTTGACGATCTGCAGGCGGATGTCGACATCGCGGCCAGACTACAACAGGGCCTTACGGTCGTTCAGCGCTGCAATCGCGAGATCACGCTTGGCCCGCAGGATCCGGTCTGGAATGATCTGAAAGCCTTCTATGGTCACTATGGAGTCCTGAAATGCTCCTGA
- a CDS encoding MlaC/ttg2D family ABC transporter substrate-binding protein, whose protein sequence is MKRLVTPAIALAALTALALPAAADAKTEAYVQKNASEVLASLNDPSLNADERTKKFNAYMDEFTDMKAVANFAIGKYARRFTEAELADYQKVFREYALAVYENELDAYRGEAVVVKDSVDRSDTDSIVNTVIRRDDGKDMDVRWRVLLRKGQYQVVDVALNLDGNLIWLGIEQRAQFLALLDRTNGSAQALIDKIQGMTQKLENEKRT, encoded by the coding sequence GTGAAACGCCTTGTGACCCCCGCAATCGCCCTCGCTGCGCTGACCGCGCTGGCGCTTCCGGCTGCCGCGGATGCAAAAACCGAAGCGTACGTTCAGAAGAACGCCAGCGAAGTGCTCGCGTCCCTCAACGACCCTTCACTTAATGCGGACGAACGTACCAAAAAATTCAACGCCTACATGGACGAATTCACGGACATGAAGGCGGTCGCCAATTTTGCGATCGGCAAATATGCCCGCCGCTTCACGGAAGCCGAACTTGCGGATTACCAGAAAGTTTTCCGGGAATACGCTCTTGCCGTGTATGAGAACGAACTCGACGCATACCGCGGCGAGGCTGTGGTCGTGAAAGACTCGGTCGACCGATCAGATACCGATTCCATCGTGAACACGGTCATTCGCCGTGACGACGGCAAGGATATGGACGTTCGCTGGCGAGTGCTGCTGCGCAAGGGACAATACCAGGTTGTGGATGTTGCACTGAACCTGGATGGAAACCTGATCTGGCTCGGCATTGAACAGCGCGCGCAGTTCCTCGCCCTGCTCGACCGGACGAACGGATCGGCCCAGGCCCTTATCGACAAAATCCAGGGCATGACGCAAAAGCTGGAAAACGAAAAGCGAACCTGA
- a CDS encoding MlaA family lipoprotein produces MNVRIAAIAVAFTLGACASTPTDPADPGAVADPYEGFNRQMFAFNNGVDKYALGPAAGVYKTVTPEFARDRIGDFLRNLRAPVIFVNDVLQAEPARAGDTFMRFTINTTVGIAGLWDAANQLGLEPHSEDFGQTLAVWGVDSGPYLVMPVMGPTTPRDLLGSGVDRAIDPLTWTEFDGDADLDDKIAVGRGVLSALNARVALEDQIEQLNAQPEPYVALRRIYSSQRQAEIRNGRPEDESDLYEDLPDFDEFDE; encoded by the coding sequence ATGAACGTTCGAATTGCGGCCATCGCAGTGGCCTTCACTCTGGGCGCATGTGCTTCAACTCCCACGGATCCTGCGGATCCGGGTGCTGTCGCCGACCCTTATGAAGGCTTCAATCGACAGATGTTTGCGTTCAACAATGGCGTGGACAAATACGCCCTCGGACCGGCAGCAGGTGTCTACAAAACGGTGACTCCGGAATTCGCCCGCGATCGTATCGGTGATTTTCTGCGCAATCTTCGCGCCCCGGTCATTTTCGTGAACGATGTGCTGCAGGCGGAACCTGCCCGTGCGGGCGATACATTCATGCGCTTCACGATCAATACGACCGTCGGCATTGCCGGTCTGTGGGACGCTGCGAACCAATTGGGCCTGGAGCCGCATTCTGAAGACTTTGGCCAGACCCTTGCTGTGTGGGGTGTCGATAGCGGCCCTTATCTTGTTATGCCTGTCATGGGGCCGACAACGCCGCGCGACCTGCTGGGGTCTGGCGTCGACCGGGCGATCGATCCGCTGACCTGGACGGAATTCGACGGTGATGCAGACCTCGACGACAAAATTGCCGTCGGCCGGGGTGTCCTGTCGGCCCTGAATGCCCGCGTCGCACTTGAGGACCAGATCGAGCAGCTGAACGCCCAGCCGGAACCTTATGTCGCCCTCCGACGTATTTATTCATCTCAGCGTCAGGCTGAGATTCGTAATGGTCGTCCGGAGGATGAGTCGGATTTGTACGAAGATCTCCCAGATTTTGACGAATTTGATGAATAG
- a CDS encoding ArsR/SmtB family transcription factor gives MSERFDLTLERLRAAGEPTRLRIMALLRERDLSVGEIVQILSLSQPRLSHHLKALTGAGLVERLPEGSFVFYRAASQGDGRVFLDSLFEQLGNQVPELLRDAERLDEVSASRAASAQAYFSSVADNWDAIRTLHYPNEAIEQALLDIAGPGPFHRVVDFGTGTGRMLALFAPLAAEAEGIDLSHHMLTVARANLERDGSPIARVRQGDVTAVPFENASADLVIIHQVLHYVAAPNRVIAEAGRILQPGGRLLVVDFAPHELEFLRTEHGHHRLGLSPDAMEGWATAAGLKLSKPRAFAPPPENDQGLTVHIWTAEKPADAQESAA, from the coding sequence ATGAGCGAACGTTTTGACCTCACGCTGGAGCGGCTGCGGGCGGCCGGAGAGCCGACACGTCTGCGCATTATGGCGCTTCTGCGTGAACGCGACCTTTCTGTTGGCGAAATCGTACAGATACTTTCGCTTAGCCAGCCACGGCTGTCTCATCACCTGAAAGCGCTGACTGGCGCCGGGCTGGTCGAACGCCTGCCGGAAGGGTCATTTGTCTTTTACCGGGCAGCCAGCCAGGGCGATGGCCGGGTGTTCCTGGACTCGTTGTTCGAACAGCTGGGAAACCAGGTACCTGAGCTTTTGCGGGATGCCGAAAGACTGGACGAAGTCAGCGCGTCGCGCGCGGCATCTGCCCAGGCCTATTTTTCGTCTGTGGCCGACAATTGGGATGCGATTCGAACGCTTCACTATCCGAACGAGGCGATCGAGCAGGCCCTTCTGGACATCGCGGGACCGGGACCGTTTCACCGTGTTGTGGATTTCGGAACGGGGACAGGCCGGATGCTGGCCTTGTTTGCTCCGCTTGCGGCAGAAGCTGAAGGGATTGATCTCAGCCATCACATGCTGACGGTCGCCCGCGCCAATCTGGAGCGTGATGGCAGTCCTATCGCCCGCGTCCGCCAGGGAGATGTCACGGCAGTACCGTTCGAGAACGCCTCTGCAGATCTCGTGATTATCCATCAGGTCCTTCATTATGTAGCCGCGCCAAACCGCGTGATTGCCGAAGCCGGTCGTATCCTTCAGCCGGGTGGAAGGCTTCTGGTTGTGGATTTCGCGCCGCACGAACTGGAATTTCTCCGGACCGAGCATGGCCATCACCGGCTAGGCCTTTCGCCCGATGCCATGGAAGGCTGGGCGACTGCCGCCGGACTGAAACTGTCCAAACCGCGTGCATTCGCTCCGCCCCCCGAGAATGACCAGGGACTCACTGTCCATATCTGGACCGCTGAAAAGCCCGCAGACGCGCAGGAGTCCGCCGCATGA
- the metF gene encoding methylenetetrahydrofolate reductase [NAD(P)H], translating to MSTSTPHVSFEFFPPKSDAMANRLWDTVQRLEPMAPDFVSVTYGAGGSTRERTHETVKRIAQETSLKPAGHLTCVSATKEEVLAVAEEYWQAGVKHIVALRGDPPAGMGAAFDVYPGGFRDAVDLVKGLREHRPELGKCFEISVSCYPELHPESRGWDAEIAYLKAKQDAGADRAITQFFFEPETYLRFLDKARAGGVTMPIVPGIMLQANFRGLQRISGLCGATIPDWLSDLYDGLDDDVETRELVTANVAADLCRKLAEQGVQNFHFYTLNRAGLALSTCRLLGLKPRSAKAA from the coding sequence ATGAGCACATCTACGCCCCACGTATCGTTTGAGTTTTTCCCGCCCAAGAGCGACGCTATGGCAAATCGCCTGTGGGACACGGTCCAGCGCCTTGAGCCAATGGCGCCGGATTTCGTATCCGTCACCTATGGTGCCGGCGGCTCGACACGCGAACGAACCCACGAAACCGTGAAACGCATCGCGCAGGAAACCAGCCTCAAACCGGCGGGGCACCTGACTTGTGTGTCTGCGACGAAGGAGGAGGTGCTGGCGGTTGCGGAGGAGTATTGGCAGGCTGGCGTGAAGCACATTGTGGCGCTGCGAGGCGATCCGCCGGCGGGCATGGGGGCGGCGTTCGACGTGTACCCGGGCGGCTTCCGCGATGCGGTAGATCTGGTGAAGGGACTGCGCGAGCACCGGCCGGAACTTGGGAAATGTTTTGAAATTTCAGTGTCCTGCTACCCTGAACTCCACCCGGAAAGCCGGGGCTGGGATGCCGAGATCGCCTATCTCAAGGCCAAGCAGGATGCCGGCGCCGACCGGGCGATCACACAATTCTTCTTCGAGCCGGAGACGTATCTGCGCTTCCTGGACAAGGCCCGCGCCGGCGGCGTGACCATGCCTATCGTGCCCGGTATCATGCTTCAGGCGAACTTCCGCGGACTACAGCGGATCAGTGGCCTGTGTGGCGCGACTATACCGGACTGGCTGTCAGACCTTTATGACGGTCTGGACGATGATGTGGAGACCCGCGAACTTGTCACGGCGAATGTCGCGGCAGACCTTTGCCGCAAGCTGGCCGAGCAGGGTGTTCAGAACTTCCACTTCTATACGCTGAACCGAGCCGGGTTGGCCCTGTCCACATGCCGTCTGCTCGGCTTGAAACCTCGCTCCGCAAAGGCTGCCTGA
- a CDS encoding VOC family protein produces the protein MSASPIHITMVTLGVADVQAAAAFYEKLGLQRSPASQDAVVFFDMGGVALGLYGREPLAEDAGVLPRGEGFRAVTLAWNQPNEEAVDDAMIRAIEAGGQMIKAAKKVFWGGYSGYFSDPDGHLWEVAYNPHSPVREDGTMEL, from the coding sequence ATGTCTGCTTCCCCTATCCATATAACGATGGTCACGCTCGGAGTTGCCGACGTGCAGGCCGCGGCGGCCTTCTATGAGAAGCTCGGCCTGCAGCGCTCGCCGGCCTCGCAGGACGCAGTCGTGTTCTTCGACATGGGCGGTGTCGCGCTTGGCCTGTACGGCCGTGAGCCGCTGGCAGAGGATGCAGGTGTCCTGCCGCGAGGCGAAGGCTTCCGGGCTGTCACGCTGGCCTGGAACCAGCCCAACGAGGAAGCGGTCGACGACGCCATGATCCGAGCAATCGAAGCAGGCGGCCAGATGATCAAGGCCGCGAAGAAAGTCTTCTGGGGCGGGTATTCAGGGTATTTTTCAGACCCCGACGGCCACCTCTGGGAAGTCGCGTACAACCCACATTCGCCCGTGCGCGAAGACGGAACCATGGAGCTTTAG
- a CDS encoding homocysteine S-methyltransferase family protein, whose amino-acid sequence MTRQERIAALKAAAKERILILDGSWGVMIQRRGLEEADYRGDRFTEAKYPGQMKGNNDILCITRPDIVTDLHNAYFEAGADISETNTFSATVIAQDDYKLDPDSVRDINLEGARLGREAADAWTAKEPHKPRFLAGSIGPLNKMLSMSSDVNDPGARSVTFDEVYEAYRQQILALNEGGVDLYLIETITDTLNCKACIKAIMDLEAEGMDKLPIWISGTITDRSGRTLSGQTVEAFWNSVRHAKPFAIGFNCALGADLMRPHIAALSRVADTLVAAYPNAGLPNEMGQYDEQPEQTSGAVGGWAQDGLVNILGGCCGTTPEHIAAIAKAVEGVKPRDPVASKHTMRLAGLEPFEVAS is encoded by the coding sequence ATGACCAGGCAGGAACGGATTGCGGCGCTCAAGGCGGCTGCGAAGGAACGCATCCTCATTCTCGACGGGTCCTGGGGCGTGATGATCCAGCGGCGCGGTCTGGAAGAGGCCGACTATCGGGGCGACCGCTTCACGGAGGCAAAGTACCCAGGACAGATGAAGGGGAATAATGACATCCTCTGCATCACCCGGCCGGACATCGTGACCGACCTGCACAATGCCTATTTCGAGGCCGGGGCAGACATTTCCGAAACCAACACATTCAGTGCGACGGTCATTGCACAGGACGATTACAAGCTGGATCCCGACTCCGTTCGCGATATCAACCTTGAAGGCGCGCGCCTGGGCCGCGAGGCGGCGGATGCGTGGACGGCGAAAGAACCGCACAAGCCGCGTTTCCTGGCAGGCTCTATCGGTCCGCTAAACAAGATGCTGTCCATGTCGTCGGACGTGAACGATCCGGGCGCCCGCTCTGTCACGTTCGACGAAGTGTATGAAGCCTATCGCCAGCAGATCCTCGCGCTGAATGAAGGCGGCGTGGACCTCTACCTGATCGAAACGATCACCGACACGCTGAACTGCAAGGCCTGTATCAAGGCGATCATGGACCTGGAAGCGGAAGGCATGGACAAGCTGCCGATCTGGATTTCCGGCACGATCACAGACCGGTCCGGCCGCACGCTGTCCGGGCAAACGGTAGAAGCGTTCTGGAACTCGGTCCGTCATGCGAAGCCCTTTGCCATCGGGTTCAATTGCGCCCTCGGCGCAGACCTGATGCGTCCGCACATCGCGGCCCTGTCGCGCGTTGCGGACACGCTCGTCGCGGCCTACCCGAATGCCGGCCTGCCGAACGAAATGGGCCAGTATGATGAGCAGCCGGAGCAGACCTCCGGGGCGGTCGGGGGCTGGGCACAGGATGGGCTGGTCAATATTCTTGGCGGCTGCTGTGGCACCACGCCGGAGCATATCGCCGCCATTGCCAAGGCGGTGGAAGGGGTGAAGCCACGTGACCCGGTCGCGTCGAAGCATACGATGCGCCTCGCAGGGCTCGAGCCATTTGAGGTGGCTTCGTGA
- a CDS encoding gamma-glutamylcyclotransferase family protein produces MTRPPVEAGDLFVFYGLLKVGAAGQPADLPLGTAGAFGAPCRFRGRMVDLGGFPGVVAGEELCHGIRWEMSDTSIIGPMDDFEDVTDDLATSLYIRTRIPLCDDSGNETGETAWIYLYNKSVEAFPPVADGNWPLDAGKTRK; encoded by the coding sequence GTGACACGACCCCCTGTCGAGGCCGGGGACCTCTTCGTCTTTTACGGTCTTCTGAAAGTCGGTGCTGCAGGCCAGCCTGCCGACCTGCCGCTTGGTACTGCCGGCGCCTTTGGCGCGCCGTGCCGGTTCCGTGGGCGGATGGTTGATCTGGGCGGTTTCCCGGGCGTGGTGGCAGGTGAAGAACTTTGCCACGGCATCCGATGGGAAATGAGCGATACGTCCATCATCGGACCGATGGATGATTTTGAGGACGTCACCGACGACCTCGCCACCAGTCTCTACATCCGCACGCGTATTCCGCTGTGTGACGACTCAGGAAATGAAACCGGCGAAACCGCCTGGATTTACTTGTACAACAAATCCGTCGAGGCCTTTCCGCCCGTCGCCGATGGCAACTGGCCACTCGACGCTGGAAAAACGAGAAAATGA
- the metH gene encoding methionine synthase translates to MTTSASQSFVNVGERTNVTGSARFRRMITDGRYADAVEVARQQVESGAQVIDVNMDEGMLDGAEAMRTFLNLIAAEPDIARVPVMIDSSKWEVIEAGLKCVQGKSIVNSISMKEGEDKFREQARACLSYGAAVVVMAFDEVGQADTKDRKVEICQRAFRILTEDVGFPAEDIIFDPNIFAVATGIEEHNNYAVDFIEATRVIRDTCPGCHISGGLSNVSFSFRGNEPVRRAMHSVFLYHAIPAGLDMAIVNAGQLDIYDDIEPELRERVEDVILNRRDDATERLVDIAEGLKGQKGKTAVKDLSWREAPVNKRLEHALVHGITEFIDQDTEEARLQAERPLHVIEGPLMDGMNVVGDLFGSGKMFLPQVVKSARVMKQAVAWLEPYMEEEKQRLGTVDVSNGKVLMATVKGDVHDIGKNIVGVVLACNGYEILDLGVMVPAETILDTAVKEKVDVIGLSGLITPSLDEMVYVASEMQRRGMVQPLLIGGATTSPAHTAVKIDPVIKSAPVLHVTDASRAVGVVSALLSAGEKQGLVEQTRARYLRMRETRQGGPPKPRLPIELAREKALQPDWASYDRPAPTFSGVRTFEDIDLATLARYIDWTPYFSAWDLAGRYPAILEDKIVGEAATSLWNDTQAMMQQLVGESWLKPKAVVGFWKANRDGDDIRLETGDVFHTLRQQMEKDNTRPNFAMSDFVAPEGEDWIGGFCVTAGDGVDAIAADFVKKGDDYSSIMVKALADRFAEATAEYMHERVRRELWGYAPDEALAGTDLIAEKYRGIRPAPGYPSQPDHTEKETLFRLLDPESRIGVSLTSSCAMSPASSVSGLYFAHPEAVYFAVGRIQKDQVEDYARRKGWDLRKAERWLAPILNYDPFAA, encoded by the coding sequence ATGACAACATCAGCTTCCCAATCCTTCGTGAACGTCGGTGAGCGTACCAACGTCACCGGTTCCGCACGATTCCGCCGCATGATCACGGATGGCCGATATGCTGACGCCGTCGAGGTCGCCCGCCAGCAGGTGGAGAGCGGCGCGCAGGTGATCGACGTCAATATGGACGAAGGCATGCTGGACGGTGCCGAAGCCATGCGCACCTTCCTCAACCTGATCGCCGCCGAGCCGGACATCGCGCGCGTGCCGGTGATGATCGACAGCTCCAAATGGGAGGTGATCGAGGCAGGTCTGAAATGCGTGCAGGGCAAGTCTATCGTGAACTCGATTTCCATGAAGGAAGGCGAGGACAAGTTCCGTGAGCAGGCGCGTGCCTGCCTGTCTTATGGCGCGGCGGTTGTCGTCATGGCGTTCGACGAAGTCGGGCAGGCGGACACGAAAGACCGGAAGGTCGAAATCTGCCAGCGCGCGTTTCGCATCCTGACCGAAGACGTGGGCTTTCCGGCGGAAGATATCATCTTCGACCCGAATATCTTTGCCGTGGCGACGGGGATCGAAGAACACAACAACTACGCGGTCGACTTCATCGAAGCTACGCGCGTCATTCGCGACACGTGCCCGGGCTGTCACATATCCGGTGGCCTTTCGAATGTTTCGTTCAGCTTTCGCGGGAATGAACCCGTGCGCCGGGCGATGCACTCGGTCTTCCTGTACCACGCCATCCCGGCGGGCCTGGACATGGCGATCGTCAATGCCGGCCAGTTGGACATCTACGACGATATCGAGCCGGAGCTGCGCGAGCGGGTGGAGGACGTTATCCTCAATCGCCGCGACGATGCGACCGAACGCCTGGTCGATATTGCCGAGGGCCTGAAGGGCCAGAAGGGCAAAACAGCGGTCAAGGACCTCTCCTGGCGTGAGGCGCCCGTCAACAAGCGGCTGGAGCACGCGCTCGTTCACGGCATCACCGAGTTCATCGATCAGGACACAGAAGAAGCGCGTCTGCAGGCGGAACGCCCGCTGCACGTGATCGAAGGGCCATTGATGGACGGCATGAACGTCGTTGGTGACCTGTTTGGCTCTGGCAAGATGTTCCTGCCGCAGGTGGTGAAGTCCGCGCGGGTGATGAAACAGGCCGTCGCTTGGCTTGAGCCGTATATGGAAGAGGAGAAGCAGCGCCTCGGCACTGTGGATGTGTCCAATGGCAAGGTGCTGATGGCCACAGTGAAGGGCGACGTGCACGACATCGGCAAGAATATCGTCGGTGTGGTGCTGGCCTGTAACGGTTATGAGATCCTGGATCTTGGCGTGATGGTGCCGGCCGAAACCATTCTCGACACGGCCGTAAAAGAGAAGGTGGACGTGATTGGCCTGTCCGGTCTGATTACTCCCAGCCTCGACGAAATGGTCTACGTCGCTTCTGAGATGCAGCGCCGCGGCATGGTGCAGCCTTTGCTGATCGGTGGCGCCACCACCAGCCCTGCGCATACGGCAGTGAAGATCGACCCGGTTATCAAGTCCGCACCCGTGTTGCACGTAACCGATGCCAGCCGCGCAGTTGGTGTGGTGAGCGCGTTGCTCAGCGCCGGGGAAAAGCAGGGGCTCGTTGAGCAAACGCGGGCCCGTTACCTGCGTATGCGCGAAACGCGGCAGGGCGGGCCGCCCAAGCCGCGCCTGCCGATCGAATTGGCACGTGAGAAGGCATTGCAGCCGGATTGGGCTTCCTACGACCGTCCTGCCCCTACATTTAGCGGTGTACGGACATTTGAGGATATCGATCTGGCAACGCTCGCGCGTTATATCGACTGGACGCCGTACTTCTCGGCCTGGGACCTGGCTGGCAGGTATCCGGCCATCCTGGAAGACAAAATTGTGGGCGAAGCGGCAACGTCACTGTGGAACGACACGCAGGCCATGATGCAGCAGCTCGTCGGCGAAAGCTGGCTGAAGCCGAAGGCCGTCGTCGGGTTCTGGAAGGCCAATCGTGACGGAGACGATATCCGCCTGGAGACGGGTGATGTGTTCCATACGCTCCGCCAGCAGATGGAGAAGGACAATACGCGTCCGAACTTTGCCATGTCGGATTTTGTCGCGCCGGAAGGCGAGGACTGGATCGGCGGCTTCTGCGTCACGGCCGGGGACGGGGTGGACGCAATTGCGGCGGACTTCGTGAAGAAGGGCGACGATTATTCCTCCATCATGGTCAAGGCACTGGCCGATCGCTTCGCCGAGGCAACGGCGGAATACATGCATGAACGGGTCCGCCGGGAGCTGTGGGGCTATGCGCCAGACGAGGCGCTTGCGGGCACCGATCTCATCGCTGAGAAGTATCGCGGTATCCGTCCGGCTCCGGGGTATCCGAGCCAGCCGGACCACACCGAGAAAGAGACATTGTTCCGTCTGCTCGATCCGGAAAGCCGGATCGGCGTGTCGCTGACGTCGAGCTGCGCCATGTCGCCGGCGTCGAGCGTTTCGGGGCTCTATTTTGCCCATCCTGAGGCGGTTTATTTCGCGGTTGGACGGATACAGAAGGATCAGGTGGAAGATTATGCCCGTCGCAAGGGCTGGGATCTGCGGAAAGCCGAGCGCTGGTTGGCGCCGATTCTCAACTACGACCCGTTCGCGGCCTGA